The Gloeobacter morelensis MG652769 genome contains the following window.
GCCGTCCACGGCGTGGGCGGTGGCCGACCAGCCGAAGGTGTGGGTGAGGCGAAACTGGATTTCGCGCACACCCTCGAAGCCGTGCTTGAGCATGCCCTCGTACCACTTGGGGTTGAGCATCTTGGTGCGCGAATCGAGGCGGACCATCTCCTCGATGCTGCGGATACGCGCCTGGGCGGCGGTGGTGTCGGCCATGTAGACCGAGGGCCGCTTGCCGCGCATCTTCTCGACCACGCCGGTCACCGCCCCGAGGTAGTCGAAGTAGTGATCGACGTCGGTGATGCTCGTCTCGTTAGAGTCAAGGTTCTGAAAGGCGGTATCGACCGTCTTGAGGGCCGCTTCGTAAATTTCGCGCTGCTGCTCGTTGTTCAATTCGGAGCCGAAGGCGTAAGACTTGCGGCTCAGGTACATCTCGTGCAGCTGCTCTTCGCTCTCCCAGGCGCCGGTCTCCACCGCGAAGTTGACGTTGGCGGCGTAGGATCCCGAGGCGTTGGAGAAGACGCGGGTGGCCGCCTTGCGGGGGCTAATGCCAAGCGCTGCCGCCTGATCGAGGGCGTGCTTGCGCACGTAGTTCAAATTGAGCGGCTCGTCGAGTTCAGCGACCGTTTTGACCGCCATGTCGATCAGTTCCATCTGGTTGGGGAACAAATCGCGGAATATTCCTGAGCAGGTGACGACCACGTCGATGCGGGGCCGACCGAGTTCTTCGATCGGGATTATCTTGATGCAGTTCATGCGGCCAATCGAATCGGGGGCGGGCAGCACGCCGATCATGGCCAGAATCTGCGCCAGGGCCTCGCCGTAGGTCTTGATGTTGTCGGTGCCCCAGAGGACCGTCGCGATCGTTTCGGGCCAGGCGCCGTTATTCTCGGCGCGGTGGCGGGCCAGCATGCGGTCTACGACAATCTGGGCGGATTTGACCGCCGCCGCCGTCGGGATCGACTGCGGGTCGAGGGCATGGATGTTGCGGCCGGTGGGCAGCACGATCGGGTTGCGCACGGTGTCGCCGCCGGGACCTGGCAGGGTGAACTCGCCTTCGAGCGCCTTGACCAGAGCGCCCAGTTCGTTGTCGGCCACAATGCGCTCCAGCACTTCTTCAAGAAAGGCAAACAGCGGCTTGAGCTGTTTGGCATCGAGTACGAAGCCATGGCCCTTGAGGGCTTCCACCCACGGTTCGGTGGTGCCCATGTTGAAGAAATTGAGTAGCGACACGCGCGAGACGCGCCCGCCCGCGTCGGTCTGGGCGTCCACCAGCGAGCGCACGGCGGCCTTGGCGGCGGTCTTGATTGCCCGCAGCCGGTCGAGCGACTCGATCCCGCCGGTCTCAGCGTCGCGCTGGAGCGCTTCGATGTCCCAGCCACGGGCAGTGGCGAGCATCCGGTCGAGACCTTCCATGTCTTTTTCGGGGCGGTCGAAGCTTGCTACCCCCACCAGCGTATCGATAGCCTCGGTGGCGGTGGGGGGAGTGCCTACGACGTGCAGGTCGCAGGGCACCAGCCGGTCTTCGATTTCCATCAAGAAGCGGTAGATCAGGCCCACAAAAGCGTCGCGCGCGTCCAGGCTGCCCAGTGCGGGAATGGCCACGTCCTTATCGAGGTTGACTTGGCGCACCTTCTCGGCGATGGTCTCGCAGATGGTCACGCCGCGCTCGCTCTCGCGCAGTTGCTTGTAGGAGGCCACCAGTTCCTGCAGTTCCTTGAGGCCCTTGTAAAGTCCGGCGTTCTCGGCAGGTGGGGTGAGGTAGCTGATGATCGAGGCGTAGGAGCGGCGCTTGGCGATCGTCGCTTCGCTCGGATTGTTGACCGAGTAGTAGTACAGATTGGGCAGCGTGCCGATGAGCCGGTCGGGGTAGCAGTTGCCGGACATGCCCATCTGCTTGCCGGGCATAAACTCCAGCGCCCCATGGGTGCCGAAGTGGAGCACCGCGTCCGCCCCCCAAACTTTTTCGATATAGGTGTAGTAGGCGGCAAAGCCGTGGTGGGGCGAGCAGGACTTGGAGAACATCAGGCGCATCGGGTCGCCTTCGTAGCCGAACGAGGGCTGCACGCCGATGAACAAATTGCCGTAGTGCTTGCCGTAGACCACCAGGTTGGTGCCGTCGTTGTTAAAAGGCCCCGGCGCCGGTCCCCAGTTCGCCTCCAGCCGGTCGCTAAAGGGGGTGAGCGCTTCGTACTCGGCCACACTCAATTTGGCTGCGACGTTGATGTCGCTGGAGCGAATCTGGGCGCTTACGTCGTGGAGCACTTCCATCAACAGCGCCTGCGGGTCGGCGGGCAGCCCCTCGACGTCGTAGCCGTTGTCGCCCAACAGGCGCATGACGTTGTAGATCGAAGCGAACACGTCCAGGTAGGCGGCAGTGCCGACGTTTCCCTTGTCCGGCGGGAAGGAGAAGACCGTGATCGCTACCTTTTTGGCCAACCGGGGCTTCTTGCGCAGGTTCGCCCACTTGAGGGCGCGGGCCGCCACCAGTTCAATGCGGTCGGCCATCGGCATCGCCTTACCCGTAGCCCCGTCGCGGCCGGAAAGAATAATCGGCTCGATGGCCCCGTCCAATTCCGGCAGGGCCACCTGCAGGGCGACTTGCACCGGGTGCAGACCCAGATCGGAGTTTTCCCATTGCTCGGTGGTCTGGAAGACCAGGGGCAGCGAGACCATGTAGGGGCGGTTGAGCTTTTTCATCGCGGCGATCGCCGCTTCCGGGTCGTTCTTGGCCGGACCGCCCACCAGCGAAAAACCGGTCAGCGACACGACCGCGTCCACTAGCGGCTGGTTGTTGATGGGGTTGTAGAAGTACTTCTCGACCGGCTTGGAGCAGTCGAGCCCCCCGGCAAAAATCGGGATGATCCGCGCCCCGCGCGATTCGAGTTCTTCGACCATCGCCACGTAGTGGCCGTCGTCGCCGGTCACCAGGTGGGTGCGCTGCAAAATCAGGCCGACGGTGGGTGCCAGCGGATCGCGCAACTCCTCGCTCACCTCGCGGCGGTTGTTGTACCAGGTCAGGTACTCGCGGATGTCCTCGAACATCTTGGGGGCGAGCGGGTGCCAGATGCCCAGATCGGGATACTCGATGGGCGGCTTGAATTCGAGCTTGCGCAGGTTCGGAAAGTAGTGATGCGAGAGCATCAGCAGCAAGTTGGCCATGTTGTCGGCGGAGCCCCCCAGCCAGTACTGGTAGCTGAGCATGAAGTTGCGGGCGTCCTGGGCCTTCTCCATGGGCAGGTACTTGAGAATCTTGGGCAGCGTCTGGACCATCTTGAGCATGCCTTCCTGGAAGCTGCCGCCTTTGTTATTCTCCTTGCGCTTGCGCATGAAGGAGGCGATGGCGCTCTTGGACTGGCCCATGTTGGCCATCGAAAACGAACCCACCTTCGAGAGGCGCATCACCTGCGGCATGCACGGGAAGATCACCGAGGCTTTGAGCTTGCCAATGTGCGGGCGCACCCCCGCCACAATCTTGTTGGCCAGATCCTCGATGAAGATCATCGAGGCAAAGAAAACGTCCGCCTGGGCAACATCGGCGCAAAATTCGGCGTAGCGCTCCGCTTCGCGCAGATCCTCGATGAGGTAGCCTTTGACTTCGACCGCAAGCACCGGGTTGGTCTGGTTGATGAGCTCGGCTCCCGCCGCCACCGCGCTCTGGTATTGGGGTTCAAGCACCACGTAGACAAGCTTCAGAAGTGTGCGACCGTTCAAGCTCTGAGGAACAATGCGGGCGAGCGATGGCGTGGGAAGATGGGCGAGCATAGGCTGCACGTATCCTTTCACGAGATGTGATGACCTGCCAGTCAATAGCGCATCCTACACCCATATGGGATGGAGAGCGAGATGCACCGCACCCAGTCGGGCGTCTGGGTACATAAATCATGCAGGATCGTCCTTCTCCAGACGGGAAAAGCCCGGCATTGTGTAAAGATTCTTCATCAAGTTTGATAAGAGACACTCATGGGCACGCCACAAGCCCCCAGAAAGCTCCGGGGCGCTTTGAGCAAAGTGCAGGTACTTGTACTAAGTCAAGCCGTGCGGCTTCGGCCCGCAGCCCTCGGGAAAGAAATGTTTAGAATGAAAACTTTTGCCTGCGAACAGGGGCGGCGGCGGTACTGGAGAAAAGCGGCGGACGGGGCCGAAACCCGTCAAATTCTGTTACATTACATTGCAGTACTCGCGCGGGCGGTCATCAGCGAGCGATCCCGGGAGTCACTCTCGAAACGTGGGCTTGGGGCGTCCCGAGATCCGCCTTGCGAGGGGTGAACGTTCAGTAGGAGCCCGCATGGTACAGCGACAGAGCTTCGAGGGGACAGGCCGCGACCTGAACCGTCAACGGATTGCCGCCCTGGAAAAACAGGCTTCCCTCGGCGATGTCATCCAGACCATTCCCAAGGAATGTTTTCGGATCAGCCCGGCGAAAGCCTGGGGAGGGTTGATTGTCAATGTCCTGCTTGTCGCCCTGGGCTACGCGGCTCTTGCGCTCAACCCCTGGTGGTGGCTGTTGCCACCTCTGTGGATCTTCACCGGTACGGCGCTTACGGGCTTTTTTGTGATCGCCCACGACTGCGGCCACCGCAGCTTCTCGACGCGGCGGCGCATCAACGACATCGTCGGGCACTTGATGCTCTTGCCGTTGCTTTATCCGTTTCACGGCTGGCGGATCAAGCATAACCAGCACCACGCCTTCACCAACCAGATCGAAATGGACAACGCCTGGCGGCCGATGTCGGTAGCTGAGTACCGCGCCCTTGCGCCGGGGGTGCGCGCCGGCTACCGCTTCGCCCGCGGTCTGGGTTGGTGGTTCGCTTCGGCGGTCCACCAGATCAATTTGCACTTCAATCCGTCGCTATTCAAGCCTAAGGACAGAGCGGACATCCGGCTTTCGGCCGGGGTGGTGATTGCCTTTGCCTGCGTGTTGTTCCTGGCTCTGTTGTGGATAGGCGGTCCCTGGGCGGTGATCCAGTTCTGGTTGATGCCCTGGCTTGTCTATCACTTCTGGATGAGCACTTTTACACTCGTGCACCACACCCATCCGGACATTCCTTTTTATCCCGCCAGCACCTGGACGCCGGTGACCGCGCAGCTTTTTTCGACGATCCACTGTGCATACCCAGCCTGGGTCGAATTTCTCTGCCACGATATCAACGTCCACATCCCCCACCACATCTCGACGGCGATCCCAAGCTACAGCCTCAGAAAAGCGCACGCCGCCCTCAAGACCCACTGGGCGGACTACATGCACGAGACCGAGTTTTCCTGGTCGCTGATGCGTTCGATCACCCGCGACTGCCACCTGCGCGACGAAACGGGCTACTACCTGCCCTGCCGAGAAGTAGATTAAGCTCACCTACGAGCCAGCACCTTCGCTGATTCTGTCAAACTGGGTGCAATGACCGCTGCAACGCGCCTGCTGGAGGGCTTTGCGGTCATGGCTACCCAAAGAGAGCTCCATAGTACGATCTCTTTAGGTAGATCGATACTGCACTGCTCCGCTTATCAACTCTTGTTCGCAGATGTCCGAACTTTTGAATGCTTCAAAAGCTTGCAACTCGGATTAATTTCCGACGCGACCCGCGGGCAGCCCTATCACGCCATGACGGACAAGTCGGAGGCCCAACACCGCGTCGATGGGATTCCCGAACAGGACCACTGACCGCCAAAGGAGAGAAGCGCCGTAGACAGCCACCCACTTCGCAGGTGGGATTGATGTGCACCAGGAAAAACGCGGTAGGATAGCGAAGTATCCAGGACTACATATGCGTTTGGCAACCCGGCTGGAGAAGCTCCAGTCCAACGTGTTTAGCTTGATGGACGAGGCCAAGGCCAGAGCCCGCAAAGCCGGCCTCGACGTGGTGGACCTCTCGCTCGGTTCGTCGGATCTCTCCCCCCCGGCCCATGCCCTGGAGCGCATCCGCGAGTCGATTCTCGATCCGACCTCCCACGGTTATTTGCTCTTTCAGGGCACCCGCTCCTTCCGCGAAGCTTGCGCCGAGTGGTACGAACGCCGCTACGGTCTGGCGCTCGACCCGGAGACCGAAATTCTGCCGCTCATCGGTTCACAGGAAGGCACCGCCCACATCCCGCTTGCGGTGCTCGATCCGGGTGATGTGGCGCTATTGATGGATCCGGGTTATCCGTCCCACGAGGGGGGAGTGCACCTGGCGGGCGGGCAAATCTATCCGCTGGCGCTCAGGCCCGAGACGGGCTATCTGCCGCAACTGGAGCAGATTCCCGAGGAAGTGCTCGAGCGTAGCCGCCTGCTGGTACTCAGCTATCCCCACAACCCCACCGCCGCCACGGCGACCCTTGGCTACTTCGAGCGGGCAGTCGCCTTTTGCCGCGCCCACGACATCGTCCTGGTCCACGATTTTCCCTACGCTGACTTTCACCTGTCCGGCGAGCAGCCGCCCTCGATTTTGCAGGCCGACCGCAGGCGGGAGGTGGCGATCGAATTTTTCAGCCTCTCCAAATCGTTTCACATGGGGGGTTTTCGCATCGGTTTTGCCCTCGGCAGCCGCGATTTGGTGGCCGCCCTGCGCCAGGTGAAGGCGAGCATCGACTTCAACCAGTACCGCGGCATCTTAGACGGAGCCGAAGCGGCCCTGCGCGGTCCCCAGGACTATGTGCGCGAGGCGGTAAGCATCTTTCGTTCCCGGCGCGACCGGGCGGTGGCGGCCCTGGCCGAAGCCGGCTGGCAGGTACCCTCCCCCGAGGCGACGATGTACCTGTGGGCGGCACTGCCCGAGTGCTGGCAGGGGTCGTCAGTGGAATTTTGCATCCGCCTGGTAGAGCAGACAGGCGTAGCCCTCGCCCCCGGCTCCGGGTTCGGTTCCTCCGGTGAAGGCTACGTGCGCTTCGCGCTGGTGCGCTCGGAGGACGTGCTCGAACGGGCGATTGCGCAGATTGCCGGGTTTTTGC
Protein-coding sequences here:
- a CDS encoding magnesium chelatase subunit H, encoding MLAHLPTPSLARIVPQSLNGRTLLKLVYVVLEPQYQSAVAAGAELINQTNPVLAVEVKGYLIEDLREAERYAEFCADVAQADVFFASMIFIEDLANKIVAGVRPHIGKLKASVIFPCMPQVMRLSKVGSFSMANMGQSKSAIASFMRKRKENNKGGSFQEGMLKMVQTLPKILKYLPMEKAQDARNFMLSYQYWLGGSADNMANLLLMLSHHYFPNLRKLEFKPPIEYPDLGIWHPLAPKMFEDIREYLTWYNNRREVSEELRDPLAPTVGLILQRTHLVTGDDGHYVAMVEELESRGARIIPIFAGGLDCSKPVEKYFYNPINNQPLVDAVVSLTGFSLVGGPAKNDPEAAIAAMKKLNRPYMVSLPLVFQTTEQWENSDLGLHPVQVALQVALPELDGAIEPIILSGRDGATGKAMPMADRIELVAARALKWANLRKKPRLAKKVAITVFSFPPDKGNVGTAAYLDVFASIYNVMRLLGDNGYDVEGLPADPQALLMEVLHDVSAQIRSSDINVAAKLSVAEYEALTPFSDRLEANWGPAPGPFNNDGTNLVVYGKHYGNLFIGVQPSFGYEGDPMRLMFSKSCSPHHGFAAYYTYIEKVWGADAVLHFGTHGALEFMPGKQMGMSGNCYPDRLIGTLPNLYYYSVNNPSEATIAKRRSYASIISYLTPPAENAGLYKGLKELQELVASYKQLRESERGVTICETIAEKVRQVNLDKDVAIPALGSLDARDAFVGLIYRFLMEIEDRLVPCDLHVVGTPPTATEAIDTLVGVASFDRPEKDMEGLDRMLATARGWDIEALQRDAETGGIESLDRLRAIKTAAKAAVRSLVDAQTDAGGRVSRVSLLNFFNMGTTEPWVEALKGHGFVLDAKQLKPLFAFLEEVLERIVADNELGALVKALEGEFTLPGPGGDTVRNPIVLPTGRNIHALDPQSIPTAAAVKSAQIVVDRMLARHRAENNGAWPETIATVLWGTDNIKTYGEALAQILAMIGVLPAPDSIGRMNCIKIIPIEELGRPRIDVVVTCSGIFRDLFPNQMELIDMAVKTVAELDEPLNLNYVRKHALDQAAALGISPRKAATRVFSNASGSYAANVNFAVETGAWESEEQLHEMYLSRKSYAFGSELNNEQQREIYEAALKTVDTAFQNLDSNETSITDVDHYFDYLGAVTGVVEKMRGKRPSVYMADTTAAQARIRSIEEMVRLDSRTKMLNPKWYEGMLKHGFEGVREIQFRLTHTFGWSATAHAVDGWVYDETADIYMNDAQMAERLKKLNPHAYRKMVGVLLEANGRGYWQTTPEQLDRLQELYQDLEDDIEGVNLPPLQRPPLL
- a CDS encoding fatty acid desaturase encodes the protein MVQRQSFEGTGRDLNRQRIAALEKQASLGDVIQTIPKECFRISPAKAWGGLIVNVLLVALGYAALALNPWWWLLPPLWIFTGTALTGFFVIAHDCGHRSFSTRRRINDIVGHLMLLPLLYPFHGWRIKHNQHHAFTNQIEMDNAWRPMSVAEYRALAPGVRAGYRFARGLGWWFASAVHQINLHFNPSLFKPKDRADIRLSAGVVIAFACVLFLALLWIGGPWAVIQFWLMPWLVYHFWMSTFTLVHHTHPDIPFYPASTWTPVTAQLFSTIHCAYPAWVEFLCHDINVHIPHHISTAIPSYSLRKAHAALKTHWADYMHETEFSWSLMRSITRDCHLRDETGYYLPCREVD
- a CDS encoding LL-diaminopimelate aminotransferase, whose product is MRLATRLEKLQSNVFSLMDEAKARARKAGLDVVDLSLGSSDLSPPAHALERIRESILDPTSHGYLLFQGTRSFREACAEWYERRYGLALDPETEILPLIGSQEGTAHIPLAVLDPGDVALLMDPGYPSHEGGVHLAGGQIYPLALRPETGYLPQLEQIPEEVLERSRLLVLSYPHNPTAATATLGYFERAVAFCRAHDIVLVHDFPYADFHLSGEQPPSILQADRRREVAIEFFSLSKSFHMGGFRIGFALGSRDLVAALRQVKASIDFNQYRGILDGAEAALRGPQDYVREAVSIFRSRRDRAVAALAEAGWQVPSPEATMYLWAALPECWQGSSVEFCIRLVEQTGVALAPGSGFGSSGEGYVRFALVRSEDVLERAIAQIAGFLQRS